A genomic window from Thunnus maccoyii chromosome 2, fThuMac1.1, whole genome shotgun sequence includes:
- the LOC121881931 gene encoding calmodulin-regulated spectrin-associated protein 3-like isoform X1, giving the protein MVDSPSAMKKTFSVPEIKPLDQYDFNRAKICASVRWLLSKSYGSAENVPVELREPLYKDQYEQEHLKPAVSKLLLSPEIYCRAQALLAQAHGVSQPASQGSPADNSALLQFLIKKGFAPKIQDVDVTEEDLSCVPIKTNAHLALIDALMSLAAKETVGRVKMAAEAEQMGVGAPWENALLFWVNRLNQKLRESTEDEEPPKPQTCTDMQPAQDTCQSTRWYWKLVPHAIAFCLKESGNKPPVIRYRKDKVQSKLTPTFPLVSAVKDLSNGCAIAAVLHYYCPSLLPLEDVCLKDTMSVADSLYNLQLIKEFCESSLQSCCPLPVEDLLYAPPLLHLNIMSFIAELLEWFEVKKPDFVKPIQPIDLTDVSGLLYCTSPVSGNSNSGSPSFIFKQPFVPISSPVSPENKSWTKKQISRPLSAVTFSIPFGLDSDVDIVMGNPIDSVFRSVSTDSLTTGIPAVSSPVKSAGMTRVPYSPPEDLSHLVSASAPSQRASWGPFTHTAPMGELPTIEEALQVVHTPGSKDQKKGRTPEKGGRGALGGRPEPRLRPEGAPAGFFLHSPEEDNPQLSSSAPCRSGVLYRPVGGEVGDNERQGRGERRERSGRTTDMSRDDDSVLRDGSVDSSEASDDTPRNAPGNIRPSNGSQGNHSTSNSPGMTSFAERRNNRRRHPAAPGEDSASAPTPTTPGTPHTPSTPAGAAGQQDSPGLRGPEPGSEAWELGARLEEKRKSIEAQKRRIEAIFAKHRQRLGKNAFLQLKREQGEGGGEAAAEDNLTLEERLTRMEEQLKQEEEKEKEKEKDGDKEKEKPSVSNPPRLEKQVTFSIDSKKGAEKGAEKEKGGETVIVEYNEVVQKLSEALQSLQKDMQKLTEQQQQLMSNQRPRNTPKTTPKTTLRSNAKTPPRTPPHTPTKTPPRTPTKTPARSTSKAWMISAGPKSPSASSPSRRSHILSSATSPKTVISSSCPAPRTKIHSSSTPRSPKNHSRTQPHPRPSELKFPPLNRVLTPTQNVDTLPHLRRVSPSKCQVQTSSTFRIGGPRTPQGSPQPTQQPQPDENNSDTGSSETPTQFNLELEQEDIDVVGGLAGLPQPRQLHPRATGGSSSGAPSECSFESETLSLSAAYSAGGEEGRGGDAGKRCSLIEVSLSSLGGPEGGSDEPTDEGQEFSSDSMSDHTESAVEPVRGLAAEPIDPMEQLDLALQTVNLSEQQTESKEEEEAKQTETLEPSEQQHELETRGGIGFFYQEEVRSEGEMAQRRALLLERQQKRNEELKKRRQWHEQERENRPGSSDKRVASPSNTPPAGTPSPTPPATPVRRGDFTRGEYARRQQLRIMDDLDKVLRQKSTNHGRSSVKKTHSRPRSMTREESQLSRSPAKQTAASKLTKVYSHSSLNLAATDEPGNSGGDPIKKTHSRPDSPSGCVTPSRLANQNGEKDWETGSNGTSPAPEYTGLKLFKEPSFKSNKFIIHNALSRCCLAGKVNETQKNKIVEEMEKSPANHFLILFRDSSCQFRGVYTMNPESQELVRLVGMGPRTISSTQVESIYKYSSDRKQFSAIPSKTVGMSVDAFTIPSHLWHGGGGAGGGGSRRASITKKAVISK; this is encoded by the exons ATGGTGGACTCTCCCAGCGCGATGAAGAAGACCTTCTCGGTGCCGGAGATTAAACCGCTGGACCAGTACGACTTCAACCGGGCAAAGATCTGCGCCAGCGTCCGGTGGCTGCTGTCGAAATCGTACGGCTCTGCAG AGAATGTTCCTGTGGAGTTGAGGGAGCCGCTTTACAAggaccagtatgaacaggagcaCCTCAAGCCGGCCGTCTCCAAGCTGCTTCTCTCCCCGGAGATCTACTGCCGAGCTCAGGCCCTTCTGGCCCAGGCGCATGGGGTCTCTCAGCCAGCGTCGCAGGGGTCCCCGGCCGACAACTCAGCCCTGTTGCAGTTCCTCATTAAGAAAGGTTTCGCCCCAAAGATCCAGGATGTAGACGTCACAGAAGAGGACCTCAGCTGCGTCCCCATCAAGACG AATGCCCACCTCGCCCTGATTGATGCACTGATGTCACTGGCTGCTAAAGAGACAGTGGGCAGGGTGAAGATGGCGGCGGAGGCGGAGCAGATGGGTGTCGGCGCTCCGTGGGAGAACGCTCTGCTCTTCTGGGTCAACAGG CTGAATCAGAAGTTGAGAGAAAGCACAGAAGACGAAGAGCCTCCCAAGCCGCAGACATGTACAGACATGCAGCCTGCTCAGGACACG TGTCAATCCACCCGTTGGTACTGGAAACTAGTCCCC CATGCTATCGCTTTTTGTTTGAAGGAGTCGGGGAATAAGCCGCCAGTG ATCCGCTATAGGAAGGACAAAGTGCAGTCTAAGCTGACTCCTACTTTCCCTCTGGTTTCCGCGGTCAAAGATCTGTCTAATGGCTGTGCTATAGCGGCTGTGTTGCACTACTACTGCCCCAGCTTGCTGCCTCTAGAGG ATGTGTGTCTGAAGGACACCATGTCAGTGGCCGACAGTCTCTACAACCTGCAGCTGATCAAAGAGTTTTGTGAGAGCAGTTTACAGAGCTGCTGCCCCCTCCCTGTGGAGGACCTTCTCTATGCTCCACCGCTTCTGCAT ctgAACATCATGAGCTTCATAGCTGAGCTGCTGGAATGGTTTGAGGTTAAGAAGCCTGATTTTGTCAAGCCAATACAACCCATCGACCTCACAG ATGTCTCTGGATTACTGTACTGCACGAGTCCTGTCAGTGGGAACAGCAACAG TGGTTCTCCTTCCTTCATCTTCAAACAACCTTTCGTGCCAATCTCCTCCCCAGTGTCACCAG AAAACAAAAGTTggacaaagaaacaaatcag TCGTCCTCTGTCAGCAGTGACTTTCAGCATCCCATTTGGGCTGGACAGTGATGTTGATATTGTCATGGGCAACCCAATAGATTCTGTCTTTCGCTCTGTCAGCACTGACAGCCTCACCACCGGCATCCCTGCAGTGAGTTCACCAGTGAAATCAGCAGGGATGACTCGTGTCCCATACAGCCCCCCAGAGGACCTCAGCCACCTGGTCAGTGCTTCTGCGCCATCGCAGCGGGCTTCCTGGggccctttcacacacacagcgccAATGGGGGAGCTGCCGACCATTGAGGAGGCGCTACAGGTGGTTCACACTCCTGGCAGCAAAGACCAAAAGAAGGGAAGGACACCAGAGAAAGGTGGAAGAGGGGCGTTGGGAGGAAGGCCAGAGCCCAGGTTGCGTCCAGAAGGAGCCCCCGCTGGTTTTTTCCTGCACTCCCCAGAGGAAGATAATCCTCAGCTCAGTAGTTCTGCTCCCTGCCGCTCTGGAGTCCTTTACCGACCCGTCGGAGGAGAAGTGGGTGATAATGAAAGgcaaggaagaggagagaggagggaaagatcAGGACGGACCACTGATATGTCACGTGATGACGACTCTGTACTACGAGATGGCAGTGTTGACTCTTCTGAAGCATCGGATGATACACCTAGAAACGCCCCTGGTAATATTCGACCCAGCAACGGTAGCCAGGGTAACCACAGCACCAGCAACAGTCCAGGCATGACAAGCTTTGCTGAACGAcgaaacaacagaagaagacacCCCGCTGCTCCTGGGGAAGATTCAGCCTCGGCTCCGACCCCAACAACCCCAGGAACTCCACATACACCCTCCACCCCAGCAGGGGCAGCAGGCCAGCAGGACAGCCCGGGTCTCAGAGGCCCTGAGCCAGGCTCCGAGGCCTGGGAGTTGGGGGCTCGTCTGGAGGAAAAACGCAAAAGCATTGAAGCCCAAAAAAGACGTATTGAAGCCATCTTTGCCAAACATAGACAGAGGCTTGGAAAAAATGCTTTCCTTCAACTAAAAAGAGAgcaaggagagggaggaggggaggcagCAGCTGAGGATAATCTCACGCTGGAGGAGCGCCTCACTCGCATGGAGGAGCAACtgaaacaggaggaggaaaaagaaaaggagaaagaaaaagatggagaTAAGGAGAAAGAGAAGCCATCTGTTTCCAATCCTCCTCGGTTAGAGAAGCAGGTCACATTCTCTATTGACAGTAAGAAAGGGGCAGAGAAAggagcagaaaaagagaaaggaggtGAGACTGTCATAGTGGAGTACAATGAAGTGGTGCAGAAACTGAGTGAAGCTCTGCAGTCACTACAGAAGGACATGCAGAAACTTAcagaacagcaacagcagctcaTGAGCAACCAAAGACCCAGAAATACACCCAAAACTACTCCAAAAACAACACTTAGAAGTAACGCAAAAACACCACCCAGAACCCCTCCTCACACCCCAACAAAGACGCCACCTAGAACCCCGACCAAGACTCCTGCCAGGAGCACCAGTAAAGCTTGGATGATTTCTGCTGGTCCCAAATCTCCATCTGCCTCCTCTCCATCACGCCGTTCTCACATTCTCTCCTCGGCCACCTCCCCAAAAACTGtcatctcttcctcctgccCAGCTCCTCGCACTAAGATCcactcctcctccactccccGCAGCCCCAAAAATCACTCACGCACCCAACCTCATCCACGGCCTTCCGAACTCAAGTTCCCCCCTCTCAATCGTGTCTTGACACCAACCCAGAATGTGGACACCCTCCCCCACCTGCGGCGTGTGTCCCCCAGCAAGTGTCAAGTTCAGACCTCCTCGACCTTCCGCATCGGTGGGCCTCGAACTCCTCAGGGGTCTCCTCAGCCTACTCAGCAGCCACAGCCTGACGAGAACAACTCAGACACAGGTTCTAGTGAGACCCCCACCCAGTTCAACCTGGAGCTTGAGCAGGAGGACATAGATGTGGTAGGTGGGCTGGCAGGCCTGCCACAGCCCAGACAACTTCATCCTAGAGCCACTGGTGGCAGCAGCTCTGGTGCTCCTTCTGAGTGCTCATTTGAGAGCGAGACTTTGTCCCTTTCCGCTGCATACAGTGCAGGAGGTGAAGAAGGGAGAGGTGGAGATGCAGGGAAGCGGTGCAGCCTGATTGAGGTGTCACTGTCATCTCTTGGAGGGCCAGAGGGGGGCAGTGATGAACCAACAGATGAGGGGCAGGAGTTTTCCTCTGATTCTATGAGCGACCACACAGAATCTGCTGTGGAACCTGTTAGAGGACTCGCAGCTGAACCCATAGATCCCATGGAGCAGCTGGATCTGGCCTTACAAACTGTGAATTTGTCAGAACAACAAACTGaatccaaagaagaagaagaggcaaAACAGACTGAAACTTTGGAACCAAGTGAACAGCAACATGAGCTGGAGACCAGAGGAGGAATAGGATTCTTCTATCAG GAGGAAGTACGTAGTGAGGGGGAGATGGCCCAACGAAGAGCATTGCTTTTGGAAAGACAGCAGAAGAGAAatgaggagctgaagaagaggagacaaTGGCATGAGCAAGAAAGGGAAAACAG ACCAGGATCCTCAGACAAGAGAGTAGCCTCTCCCTCCAATACACCTCCCGCTGGAACCCCTTCCCCCACACCTCCCGCTACTCCAGTTCGTCGTGGAGATTTCACACGAGGGGAATATGCACGGCGGCAGCAGCTCAGGATCATGGATGACCTGGACAAAGTGCTGCGGCAGAAATCAACCAATCATGGACGATCTTCCGTTAAGAAAACCCATTCCCGGCCTCGCAGCATGACCAGAGAGGAATCACAGCTGTCTCGGAGCCCAGCCAAGCAAACAGCAG CTTCTAAGCTGACCAAAGTCTACTCTCACTCCTCCCTCAACCTGGCAGCTACAGATGAGCCAGGAAACAGTGGTGGTGACCCCATTAAGAAAACCCACAG CCGTCCTGATTCACCCTCTGGATGTGTGACACCGAGCAGGCTGGCAAATCAGAATGGAGAAAAGGACTGGGAGACTGGTTCCAATGGAACCTCACCTGCCCCAGAATACACAG GTCTAAAGCTCTTCAAAGAACCAAGCTTCAAGTCCAACAAATTCATCATTCACAACGCTCTCTCTCGCTGCTGCCTGGCTGGAAAGGTCAACGAGACACAAAAGAACAAGATAGTTGAG GAGATGGAGAAAAGTCCTGCCAACCacttcctcatcctcttccgTGATTCCAGCTGCCAGTTTCGGGGCGTTTACACCATGAACCCAGAGTCCCAGGAGCTTGTACGTTTGGTTGGCATGGGCCCAAGGACAATTAGCTCCACCCAGGTGGAGTCCATCTACAAATACAGTTCAGACAGGAAGCAATTTAGTGCCATCCCCTCTAAAACCGTGGGCATGAGTGTGGACGCCTTCACCATCCCCAGCCACCTTTGGCAcgggggaggaggagcaggaggaggaggaagcaggagGGCAAGCATTACTAAGAAGGCTGTCATTTCCAAGTGA